The Zea mays cultivar B73 chromosome 7, Zm-B73-REFERENCE-NAM-5.0, whole genome shotgun sequence DNA segment actaattttgtcagactctaaataaagtaaactacttaagaaaaatataaaacctctatgtactatagaaaactttaaggttctgatttaattatagttttggccaaaagctcaataatagaaagaaaaatagttgtactaattggctagggttagaaaattttggagaagtttatgtccacctactgacctaattaaaaatgctaaacctctctgtccaccccattaagttagtttttaccacttattttacaatatgcttaaggttaaaaaaaatagaaaatgtgatttaaataatgaaccagagggcacccctatttttgttagggtacttattcaatgtagttcactggaaaaatctaacataccctagtttagtataaaataagtaggataccttttattttaataaaacaagaaaaacttagaaaaaccctacaaaaataaccccaaggtggaaacaccccaacccttgggataactaatgttttgttaataagaacttaggaaaaatatgaaatctgctgtttgacatttttcaaataacaatgtagtagaaagtgcctttttggcatttaactttagaaaatcataactaaatgaccatcccttagctttctgtgatttttagcacagaagcctattattactgttagatgccaacaaaaataacccttagggcagagctcacctctaattaagagatgtagtgtaaagtggcccattttacccaactcttgttatttttgtctaaagcatagcctttatattttaagccacaaattcttaaaacaggctagaatagcaaatggcaacctactgtaatttttacagaatttttggaaaatattaaaccactgtcgtagttcaaacctacactagaaaccataagtagaaaacaaagaaagggaaaagtgaataacaggaaattagtgtcatcctaaaaactctttataacttgtccactgaagtatataaaggcaataccaattccctatgattatcctcaacaaaaacctaagcctaaaagtgataagcataacccactagaagccccgcttgaccaagaaaccctaagttactccttaacttagtattcttctttagtataatgttattaaatcctgcataatcatgacatacatgttcattgcactcgatagactgtaaccttgctgacggagagtacgtcctcgtgctggagcaaggagctgctcagaagGTAGCcctggatccagcaccagagcctgcaccagaggacctgcctgccacagctttggaaggcaagccccggtttatgcataacctgttatttatgctattttaatatacttaatgattgtaggatttaatgtgcacttaagtgtaggagttgtgtgaaaccctagttgcatgatctcaggaatccttttgaaatggatactagtatgataggtcgagtagttgctttatttaattaggatctcggtagaagacgagtgatttttccagcactcgcgcgaggtcaggaaattggttgtacccactttcatactatcatgcttttagttgtggacaacaatccatggggattggttgtttacgagatgggaaaatggaataaggattaacgtgcggatacctgtgtcaagcgtttgaacgtactaaacacataccgagaaatatggtaaatcggtaagcctagtacctgattgaacctagcagtagactttgcccctcacgcgacctgagacgtggcctcccattccggttatggtgggtacaagtgcggtcactgcacgacggcagtcggggtcagtgaggcattgtacgccaaggcggtgagccctgatctgctgacggggaatcgatggggacggttgatgtgtgtggggacggagtgcccctacatgtcgtgtgtttaggtttaccttgcaaggataaaaactcgattcgaatcgtctgcttctcgcagctaatgagactgcttgatccattgtactgcattgagtaacacgtggaaatatgatgagttgatataagatgttgattgctaataatgtttgctactatgtatgagtagatagtacacatttagccttaagagagtcacacttaaattggcaaagttaaaacttgacttagaaactcagctagtgcttttggcaaccaaaccccacagccaaacagctgcatgtctagaggtagaggagtagactcctcacaccgggtaagtctagctgagtattagtatactcagccttgcttgtggcataattttacaggttctctggaggacatggttgccggagtgacttggccgtccatcttgccaccgggttggactgtgagtgggaccctacctcggctgaggaggagcatgaggagtgatgggacaggcttctgcatctctctgtttatttaccgttagttttattccgctgcacttcgaacaatgatgactacttttgcaaaactccgatgatgatgtaataatttaatactctttaatgtatggttttatgctttattgtatttgctctgtgactcaccatcgagtgagattgtggtacttgatcctgtcagtggccgtgtcagactagatccgagggattgacgggttattcccatttaagtgtggtctagcctctaaggcgggacttaggcacttaagttagaataattcgggcagttccgccacaccccCGAAACCATAATAAGGATTGTACCTGAAAAGATCgatactcctgctcccgaagctctgATCGAAAATGTTGACTACATCATTCGACACGCTTTGAGAAAGAATTgtccgaagaagaaattctggaagcCAGTCACTATGCGCAAAagttgaaatacccgaagggagctttagtgtttaatggcactaacgatgatgacttcttgtactgtctctcGGACAATAAAGACATATctatttgccgggagataggtaaaagcatgggattcctgaagctggaagatggcctttcaattttgtcgaaggatgatcttgccgacagcctagcatacaacagtataaaaggtatagaagttaactttgaatttgaGAATTAAGTATTTTATTTGCCATGctcaattctttcctcctctttgcagggcctaattcttagtaatgcccttagggcgcagaagaatactgaagacgaaggctatacaatggccctTAATAACCTTCGTTCAAAAGTGATTGAACTAAGAAACAAAGGTATAGAGAAAGATAACATTTTGATTTCTTTGTAAATAAAGTAAAGGAAGACAAAGCTAACTataaagctcaggccgaagcccagaaaacggaaattgaagatcttcggagacagctggccgaagctaaagagaattGTGCGCTCGCATAGGCCAACCGAGAGATCAATGAGTACTGGAAAAatatctagagaaaaatgttgaagaacttcgccaatccaaggaaaggtgtttcgagaaatccttggattgtgtgaaaaaattgaaaactagcttcgccaaagtggtgcctactctgctgaagaaaacttcatacaaggcgaccccgaaggcgttattgaatggataagtggagaagccgaagccttcgaagaaattctgaGTGATCGGGGGGATGTTTGTGCGTTTTCCGGTGCGTGGGGGATtttagccatcttggagaaggccagGTGTGATCACGTCAAGACCATGgcctaggccgaagctgccttctccgtggatgatatGAAGGATccatcagctgaagcaaccttgatgggtgggaagttttacaatgatgtctgggtgaatggtggccgagagatggcctatgaaattataaaaaagaatgaacaagacacccatgacgcccgagcggAAGCAAGACGAGCTGAAGAGGCTGCAGAGCTCGaaaagcgtataggtattattttttggctttttagcttcggtatttgctttgtggcttcgaattaatcaatttttcctacttcagctgaactacCTCTGCTTCCGGAACCGTACGATCCTctagctgatccagaaatgaaggaagcgctggacatCATAAACATGGCCGAATCCACTgtcgacgaagtcgtcaacaaaatgctgaacgaagttgcagagaaagtccttaaagaggaatagattttattgtaataaacattttgaaaagcttgatgtatataacaaatgaaggaagattaggtttctattgtaacaaaactatgatatttgatgtgtgtaactttgaatcgaatatgtaaattattgtaacttatttctttgcgatgcatgaaacttacatacataccgttttttagccttcggcgaaaaaacacattcccttcttttcatgtttcgtaaagaaaaagatccatgcttcgtaaaaagagatatccatgcttcgtaccaatgctgacgtggcacgcaccggacagtgaatagtgctatgtccggtgcaccaccgtactgtccggtgtgcccatcgacagcaacgactggaatagtggttggggctataaatacccccaaccaccaccattcaagacatccaagcattccaacttcctcattcaatactagagcaaaaggatagattccaagacacaatcaaaacatcaatcctctccaagttccaaaaatCAAGTCAAGTGCTCAAAAGTgttttagtgacttgagagagtgtgatttaTGTTTCTTTTGTTGATCTTGTTCCTTGGTTGCTTCCTTCTTCTCATTCTAATCTTtccaagtgctttgtaaagctagcaacagacacctaattgtgtggtgatccttgcggggtcttagtaacccgtgtgattaagaagaagcactcgaccggtctaagtgaccgactgagagagagagaaagacttGTAATAGACccaacctttgtggcctcctcaacggggagtaggttttttggaaccgaaccttgggaaacaaatcaccgtgttcatttgtgttgatcttcatcactcgatttgtttctcccctctcctccccctctaaaagttctcttgctcatattgttttgagttgactcccaaagttatctgcattgattgagcaactcatagcaagaagaactatcttccgcactccgaattcaacattatttatttctaaccctaacccgatgagaagtgcgtgttcaaagtttataattttcaggtttcgcctattcacccccctctaggcgactttcacgcaCTAAGCATGCCACAGCCGGCGGCCGCTTGCCAACTCTTCGCCTGACGCCTGCATGTTAGCTCATCGCTTGTCGCCTGCCGCCCCATCGAGCCACCCAAGCCTGCGTTGTCGGTCCACTTGTGCCTTGCTCCTTTAGCTTGCGCATTGTCGCCGCCCAGGcagcaagccacccagtgcctgCACGCCAGCAAGTCGCTCGATGCCCTATCTCCCTTAATCCCTCATAGCCCCTatctgttagccatgcaggactaCATTGCGGGATGCTAGCAGGATCCAGTAGGGGCAAGAGAACTGTGGTGAAGCTAACACTAAAGAGTGGCACCAACAATGAAGAAGCTAGGAATGTCGGGTATCTCGGTTTAACCCGACTCCGATTTTTTTGGTACCCGAAAAATTGTGTATCAAGTAATATCGGGTGGAGTTCGGGTTTAGCCGTTGGATATCCGAAATTTTAGAAACGCGAACAACCCAACTCGATTTTTTGGGTATACCTGAACGCCTAGCTCTAATGACTGGATGGAGCAGGAGGAAGCTAGAGGTCGGAGGCAGGAGGATGTGGCTGTTGGGTGGTGACCGATTTGGTGAGGGTGTGAGGCCTGTGCAGTGGCAGTTGATGGAGGATGAAGGATTGAAGGGTGTCAGAAAATGAGAAAAATGGCCAGGGAACATGAACCTATTCTAGTTAGATGGACCATGCTCCACCCATTTCTGGGTAGCCTGGGGCCTTAATCCTCCCATGAGCGCCAAGAAAAATGAAAAAAGGATCTAGAGAAGATACAAGTCTATTctagttagggcttgttcgtttcaccGTTAAACCATGTGGATTGAATggtattgagtcggtttaaatccataacaagtcaaaatACATCTCAATCCATTCAAATACACTCCAATCCACATGGAattgaaataaccgaacaaggccttagatgGGTCAGATTCCGAGCCATGGTTCGGATGACAATGACACCGCCGAACGCCCCTCCCCTAACTATGGCGACAACTTTGTACACGATTTGTGTTCATCGTTTTCCCCTACAACAGCTACAATGTTAGCGTTTTGTATAGCGAACCACCACATTTGAAGCTGCGGCTGCTGGCCCCCTAGTCTTGATTTATGTGTGTAGCTTTGTTTGTTAGTTGGAAAAAATGATAATTGATGATGAATATGCATGAAAAATGATATTTATGGTTATAGTGGGATATAAGGGGGAGAATTTAGGAGAAACCGTTGTAGAGGATGGTGATATAGAGAAGATATTGCTGACGTGGCGTGATAGTAGGATATATGCAGAGAAATATAGATGAAACTGTCGAAGAGAGTCTAAGATGCCAGAACTCGTCTAACTTTATTTTATCTAAGCGTAGTTCTTAATTTCGAGCGATTAACTATAGTTAAGTTACGACGTCTTATGCAGGAAACAAAATAGGTCCTAAATCTACCCCGAGAAAGATCGCCATCCTAACATTACAATTACTAGGATACCTTAGCCTCAGCAAGGAATAAGGATCAATTAATTGATCGTTGCTGGAAAGTCAGCCCTAATTTCTTCTATTTTTTTTCTTACAGAACTTATTTCTGATCGTGACATTTGTAGTTCTAGGTTCAACTTCGCTTTGGTAACCTAACAATTTCTACGTGCTAGCCATATCTGGTGACTTCTATAGCTTCTGGAGATCCGGATACACAGTCTGCGGATTCACATGAGCAAACGAACAGCTGGAGGCTAACCCATGCTCGTATACTTATTAGGCTGTCCAGATCGTGCAAAACTAGAGAACTGCTGGAGACCGCTCACACACTGAATACGCGTTTATACGTCAGGGAGCGGACAAGCGCGAGGAGAGAAAAAACTATCACATCACAAAATGAAAACGGGTCAAAGTAACCATGGGCTTGCTGCCCTCGCCGCCGCGCAAAAAACACCCCGCGGGCCGTGTCCCCACCCGTACCCGAATTCCATTTCTTCCTCCCCTTTTTCCTTTCCACGCCTTCCCACCACTCCCAGACAGACCCCCTTTCCCCTCCCTCCTCGGCCTCCTCGACCACTCCGACGCCCACAGCGCCTCCGGCGAGCTCCACCTCTCCACCGGCGGCAGCGAGGGGCGAGGGGGCTAATACTGTAGGCGGAGGAGGAGCCGAGCCGATGGGGCAGCAGTCGCTGATCTACGCGTTCGTGGCGCGGGGCACCGTGGTGCTGGCCGAGTACACCGAGTTCACCGGCAACTTCACCACCATCGCCGCCCAGTGCCTGCAGAAGCTCCCCGCCAGCAACAACAAGTTCACCTACAACTGCGACGGCCACACCTTCAACTACCTCGTCGAGGACGGATTCAGTGAGTAGCTTCCCCCCCTCCCCATCCCTTCCGTCGCTCCGGCTCCGATCCGCGCTGTACCGCCTGGATCCGCGCAGCCGCGGCCTCGAATCGGGGCTCGCCTCGCTTGGATCTCGCGGGGTTCGCCTCGATCCGCCTCGTTGGGGTCTCAGGTTCTGCCGTATCGAGGTGTTGTTAGGTGGGGTTAGGTTCGACGGTTGCTTCGAGCCTAATCTGAGCGAAGCTGGCTGTGGCTTTACGCTCATCGATCGGAGCAGCTGTTTGGACTCCACCTTGAGTTGAGATGAGATGTGTGTTTTCCGGGAGGGTCGGGAGTTGCTTTAATAAATGGCTATTtataggggggggggggggcgctcgGATGTTTTTTATTTCCACCTATATCGTTTGCTGAGAATGATGCGTTATGGATACAGCTTCGACTTCGAGGTGTCTCGACCGTCCTTGACTCAGGGAACCTTATCACAGATTCATGTGTCTCAACTGGCATATATCTGTCGGATGGAACCACGTGGGATatatttctcctgtttctagccatTGCAAGTGGTCGCCACTTTGCCGATTCTACTGGTGCCATGCCAGTTGATTCCATAGTTGTGTAGCTCAATTCTGCTTTCATTTGGTACTCTTTTATGATATAAGAGGTTCCAGCATATTATAGTATCATGTGATGATGAATGATGTACAAGTTCCTCGTGCCTGATATAAGTTAGGCATCCATTTCAATAGATCGTGTTGTTCTAGATCAAATATACCGAGTTATTATGCAAGAGAAGTATGCTGCAAGTAACACTGTATGGCTGCATAATGGAGGGTTTGCATTGCCGTCATGACCTGTGAGTTAGCCAGTTAGATGTGAATCTTTATAGTACTTTGACTGAATAATGTCTCTGCATGTATCTGACAGCCTCAATATGGCTGTCCAAATATAGAACGTTCATTACTTTCTTTTTCTTGAAGTCATCTTTGGTTAACATTAAGCAAATATGACTATTTGTTTTTACTTATTTATCCCTTGTGAAACTTCTTAGTTTAACATGAAACATTGGCTAATATATTTGTGCTTTGATGCTTACTTTATCAATCAACCAATGTTCTAGAACATCTAAATGATAAATATTGTTTGCTTTTCTACAGCGTACTGTGTAGTTGCTGTTGAATCAGTCGGGCGACAAATCCCCATAGCTTTCCTGGACAGAGTTAAGGAAGACTTCACCAAAAAGTATGGAGGCGGGAAAGCAGCTACTGCTGCAGCGAACAGCTTGAAGAGGGAGTTTGGGTCTGTCCTCTTTGTTTGTTTTATATAATCTTTGATAAATCATTAAGCTCCCTTGACTTTGTTGACTAACGTCTATTTGTTTTACTATTAAAGACCAAAGCTTAAAGAGCACATGCAGTACTGTGTGGACCACCCTGAGGAGGTTAGCAAGCTTGCCAAGGTGAAGGCCCAAGTCTCCGAAGTCAAAGGAGTTATGATGGAAAACATTGAGAAGGTACTATATTTAATAATCTGAAAAATACACATATCTGCATTATAATGAAAAAGACAGTGCACCTCAAACATTATTCCTGATTCCTTATTACTATTTTAATGTTCAGGTTCTTGACCGTGGTGAGAAGATTGAGCTGCTAGttgacaaaactgaaaatctgcgtTCTCAGGTAAAGGATTCTTTTAGGATGTACACATTAGCAATTTAATTTTGCATGTGTGTAGATCCAGTAAAGCAAAGATGAACTCATTTTATCTATAGAATATATAACTCTACGTAGCATTTAGGGAAAATTGGTGATAAAAGTTAGCATAGGTCTTTCACCCTGAGAAGAAAACATGTCTATAGCTTCTTGACCCTTAACATTAAGTGTACAATGAATTTGACTCGGTATGTTGTAGAAGCCTGAATGCCTGATGCATGTGCTACTCAACCCACCTAAAGTGCCAGTGACCTTGTTCGTTGAAATGTCATTATCACGTAGTAGGATTGCATCATTTGTTAAATAATTCTCACTAGAGCAAGTATCAGGTGTTGCTTTATAAATTAAAAGTGGAAGCATGATGATTTGATTAAATTAACTGGTCGGAACAGCATGCTGCGAAAACGCTGTCTTGAATGTCAACAgatcctgtagtctggactaacaTTTTTTTTGTCAGACAACTAGCAAGCCATCATGTTTGTAGGAACACTGCTGTGCTTGTAAGGTGAAGCGGCTTATGTTAGATGACTATCATGCTGTTAGCAGAAAAACAAAACTAAATTATTATGCATATATAGTTGATCTCTGGTTGAACTGTCGACATGGAAAAATGGCATCGACATACCAATATAATTATTTCCACAGATTTGGTAGTTG contains these protein-coding regions:
- the LOC100282409 gene encoding vesicle-associated membrane protein 725, which translates into the protein MGQQSLIYAFVARGTVVLAEYTEFTGNFTTIAAQCLQKLPASNNKFTYNCDGHTFNYLVEDGFTYCVVAVESVGRQIPIAFLDRVKEDFTKKYGGGKAATAAANSLKREFGPKLKEHMQYCVDHPEEVSKLAKVKAQVSEVKGVMMENIEKVLDRGEKIELLVDKTENLRSQAQDFRQQGTNVRRKMWLQNMKIKLIVLGIIIALILIIILSVCHGFKCGSK
- the LOC100282409 gene encoding vesicle-associated membrane protein 725 isoform X1 — protein: MGQQSLIYAFVARGTVVLAEYTEFTGNFTTIAAQCLQKLPASNNKFTYNCDGHTFNYLVEDGFTYCVVAVESVGRQIPIAFLDRVKEDFTKKYGGGKAATAAANSLKREFGPKLKEHMQYCVDHPEEVSKLAKVKAQVSEVKGVMMENIEKVLDRGEKIELLVDKTENLRSQVSNAEK